From one Caldithrix abyssi DSM 13497 genomic stretch:
- a CDS encoding ATP-binding protein, with protein sequence MDYIPRQLGKLALQLSQQYPAITITGPRQSGKTTLARRLFPKKQYISLENPDVREMATFDPRAFLKTVETGAILDEIQRAPELLSYLQQIIDASTEKGKYILTGSNQFSLLNTISQSLAGRTVLLKLLPFSLTEIADYIRSFSSDDLMYHGFFPAIYKESLNPTLFYRSYYETYIERDLRQVTQVKDLLLFQKFIRLCAGRIAQTFNANQLANEVGVSVPTIKSWLSILQTSFILFLLPPYFENIRKRLIKSPKLYFYDVGLAVYLLGIDNPLQLTRDPLRGALFENMVIAELLKARFNRGLDANFYFYRDHHQNEVDVVFKQGSSFTIAEIKSAQTFSRHFLKGLHYFQKLFPDRTIQKFLVYDGEIEQQVEGVQVLNFRSLSEGLLF encoded by the coding sequence ATGGACTACATTCCTCGACAACTGGGAAAATTAGCGCTACAACTTAGCCAGCAATATCCGGCGATAACCATCACAGGACCCAGGCAATCCGGAAAGACCACACTGGCGCGTAGGTTATTTCCAAAAAAACAATACATTAGTCTGGAAAATCCCGATGTGCGCGAAATGGCTACCTTCGATCCCCGTGCCTTTCTAAAAACAGTGGAAACGGGCGCCATTCTGGATGAAATTCAACGGGCGCCGGAATTGCTTTCCTATCTTCAGCAAATTATCGACGCTTCTACTGAAAAGGGTAAGTACATCCTGACCGGAAGCAATCAGTTTTCGTTATTAAACACCATTTCCCAATCTCTGGCAGGGAGAACGGTTCTCCTTAAGTTGTTGCCATTTTCCCTGACAGAAATAGCCGATTACATCCGGAGCTTTTCCAGCGATGATCTCATGTATCACGGCTTTTTCCCGGCCATTTACAAAGAATCCTTAAATCCTACCTTATTCTATCGCAGTTATTACGAAACATATATTGAACGCGACTTGCGGCAGGTGACTCAGGTGAAGGATTTATTATTGTTCCAGAAATTTATTCGCTTATGCGCCGGGCGCATCGCTCAAACGTTTAATGCCAATCAACTGGCTAATGAAGTGGGCGTAAGCGTTCCCACTATTAAATCATGGCTTTCGATTTTACAAACCTCGTTCATTCTATTTTTACTGCCTCCCTATTTTGAAAATATCCGAAAACGGTTGATTAAGTCTCCCAAATTATATTTTTACGATGTCGGACTGGCGGTCTATTTACTGGGCATTGACAATCCGTTGCAATTAACGCGCGATCCTTTACGCGGCGCTTTATTTGAAAATATGGTCATCGCGGAATTGCTTAAGGCGCGATTTAATCGGGGCCTGGATGCCAATTTTTATTTTTATCGGGATCATCATCAGAATGAAGTCGATGTGGTTTTTAAACAGGGAAGTTCATTTACCATTGCCGAGATCAAATCGGCGCAGACCTTTTCCCGACATTTTTTAAAGGGATTGCACTATTTTCAGAAATTATTTCCCGACCGCACGATCCAGAAATTTTTGGTTTACGACGGAGAAATCGAGCAGCAAGTTGAAGGGGTTCAGGTGTTGAATTTTAGAAGCCTATCTGAAGGTCTGCTATTTTAG
- a CDS encoding IS1182 family transposase, protein MSFITYNRSQMNLFGYSVEDFARDDPKSRFVVELVSRLDLSALYSRYSSQGGDSYAPDMMLALWFYAYSNGITSTRKLEELCKYDTRYIYITGNQHPDHSTLSRFRKAHLDLLDQYFVEILLIAQAEGISSFNQIAIDGTKIKAHSSKRHGYTEDQLDKRIEKLRAEIKQYMQRCNFVEQGATDELDLETLRAEKERLERLEKEILERKAQLKERKKQLKSEHRSRHQINVKEPDARMMPSVDGPGYNAQLGVDMSSHLIVAHEVVSQPNDQGQFIPIQEQVEKNLGSDDKRSYTADSGYHNSTDLKELEEKQIDAVIADPQLSNRSIKETPTSKEELQKEERKLKRSDFVYHEQGDYYECPTGKKLFPVERNSERIVYRSNDCQDCPLINLCISSKKKVKQIHRSVNESYCERMAKKLQTSAAQERLKKRSVTVEPVFGNLKHNLGYRGFSLSGLNNVRSEFTLMCIGHNINVLFKNMLGKRLAAFITASQEKDDLLILFSKNILAFLILYFAQRLRMRKKYQYRRI, encoded by the coding sequence ATGAGTTTTATTACTTATAATCGCTCACAAATGAATCTCTTTGGCTATAGTGTGGAAGATTTTGCCAGAGACGATCCAAAGAGTCGATTTGTAGTGGAGTTGGTTTCGCGCCTTGATTTAAGTGCACTTTATTCCCGTTATAGTTCACAAGGCGGTGATTCTTATGCCCCAGACATGATGCTTGCCTTATGGTTTTATGCTTATAGTAACGGCATTACCAGCACCCGTAAGCTGGAGGAATTGTGTAAATATGATACGCGCTACATTTATATCACTGGGAATCAGCATCCGGATCATAGTACATTAAGTCGTTTTCGCAAGGCACATTTGGATTTATTAGACCAATATTTTGTAGAGATACTTTTAATTGCCCAGGCCGAAGGCATAAGTAGTTTCAACCAGATAGCCATAGATGGCACGAAAATCAAAGCGCACAGCAGTAAGCGTCATGGCTACACTGAGGATCAATTAGACAAACGTATAGAGAAGTTAAGAGCAGAGATCAAGCAATACATGCAGCGCTGTAATTTTGTAGAACAGGGGGCCACGGATGAATTAGATTTAGAAACTCTTCGAGCGGAGAAAGAACGGCTTGAGCGCTTAGAGAAAGAGATATTAGAACGTAAAGCCCAATTGAAAGAGCGTAAGAAACAGCTCAAATCAGAACACCGTTCAAGACATCAAATAAATGTAAAAGAGCCGGATGCCCGCATGATGCCTTCGGTGGATGGACCGGGCTATAACGCACAATTAGGCGTAGATATGTCCAGTCATTTAATAGTAGCTCATGAAGTCGTAAGCCAGCCCAACGACCAGGGTCAATTCATACCGATTCAAGAACAAGTAGAGAAGAATCTTGGTTCAGATGATAAGCGATCTTACACGGCCGATTCCGGTTATCACAATAGCACAGACCTAAAAGAATTGGAAGAAAAGCAGATTGATGCCGTAATAGCCGATCCCCAGTTATCCAATCGTTCGATAAAGGAGACACCAACCTCCAAGGAAGAATTGCAAAAAGAAGAAAGAAAACTAAAACGAAGTGATTTTGTGTATCATGAACAGGGAGATTACTATGAATGTCCGACGGGTAAGAAGCTTTTTCCAGTTGAGAGAAATAGCGAACGGATCGTATATCGTTCCAATGATTGTCAGGATTGTCCCTTAATTAATTTATGCATTTCCAGTAAAAAGAAAGTTAAGCAAATCCATCGTTCAGTTAATGAGAGTTATTGCGAACGTATGGCGAAAAAGTTACAAACTTCAGCGGCGCAGGAACGACTAAAAAAGCGTTCGGTGACAGTTGAACCTGTTTTTGGTAACTTGAAGCATAATTTAGGCTATCGTGGATTTTCCTTATCTGGTCTTAATAATGTTCGTAGTGAATTTACGTTAATGTGTATTGGGCATAATATTAATGTTCTATTTAAAAATATGTTAGGGAAACGTTTAGCAGCGTTTATAACAGCATCACAAGAAAAAGATGATCTATTAATTTTATTTTCAAAGAATATTTTGGCGTTTTTAATTCTATATTTTGCCCAACGCTTAAGAATGAGAAAAAAATATCAATATCGGAGAATATAA
- a CDS encoding DNA polymerase III subunit alpha yields the protein MNTFVHLHTHSYYSLLDGVPSPEELVIAAKKAGFKALALTDHNALYGAVTFYQVARDYGLKPIIGAELTMNDGFPLLFLVQNETGYRNLCQLISIGRLRGGHGKFKLTYNDLKPLTEGLIVLSGGHKGKIYHLLRKRQIDQALLEVQRLKNLFAKNFYLEMQHFSNQDLLVNLRLRDIAAETKTELVATNDVHFNSANDWYLRRILHAIDANGTLEQVTTAGTSQQYLKSAKEMQALFKAFPTALANTQKIARQCAFEFQLGKPIFPSVEIPQGESSFSYLWKQCFAGANERYQPLTPQVIKRLEFELETIHQLGFAEYFLIVKDIVDFCRREHIPCVGRGSAADSLVAYVLGITQVDPIRHNLYFERFLNPQRSDPPDIDLDICWKNRDRVLKYVYDRFGHKRTAMICTFNTFQNRSALRDVAKAYGLPEDEIAKITKYLPHRHIDQIEEAVNTLPELKELRYNLTMYEEIMRIARRIADFPRHLSIHPGGVIIAPDQITRHVPLEVAGKEIVIAQYDMYSIEKLGLVKMDLLGVRSLSIITDCLKSIKERHGNDLQQLKAQLLLKKSAELSPLDLRTIPEDDPEVTAFIRSGRTMGCFQLESPAMRGLLRKMQIESVDDVITAVALIRPGASGSGMKEVYIKRRAGLEKTAYVHPSLEEPLKETYGVIIYQEQVLRVAHAVAGLSLGQADILRRAMTKSRTKKEFLAMRSSFIQGALNKGLNQKQAETVWRFLAQFVGYGFNKAHSATYGTIAYQTAFLKYYFPAEYMCAVLNNQGGFYRRAAYVEEVRRLGIPLLPPDVTQSQAEFTCEGDGIRVGLSTVFELSAHTVKRIIEERQKAPFKDLFDFLRRTRAGEKETRHLIKVGALNALLPNEPKLLLMNEIYFKNKKHVSLSAFLSEDVGLAPYNRFQKIVNELELLDFAVTDHPLALCEDQIARIKPVSSLELERHKNKCVTFVGWLVTMRRVQTKNKTMMKFITLEDREGLVEAVLFEKAYKKYGHLFKGYGPYVVKGRVQSRLPGEANLLVEEVEALPLEKKKLETNSNSSIKYEQIMFPYFQN from the coding sequence ATGAACACTTTTGTGCACCTGCACACGCACAGTTATTACAGTTTGTTGGACGGCGTGCCCTCGCCCGAGGAGCTGGTCATCGCCGCTAAAAAAGCCGGTTTTAAAGCCCTGGCCTTAACCGACCACAACGCCCTGTACGGCGCGGTTACCTTTTACCAGGTCGCCAGAGACTACGGCCTGAAACCGATCATTGGCGCGGAGTTGACCATGAACGACGGCTTTCCTCTGCTCTTTCTGGTGCAAAACGAAACCGGTTACCGCAATCTGTGCCAGCTCATTTCCATCGGTCGTTTGCGCGGCGGGCATGGCAAATTCAAATTAACCTACAACGACCTTAAACCGCTGACTGAGGGCTTGATCGTCCTTTCCGGCGGGCACAAGGGAAAAATTTACCACCTGCTCCGCAAACGGCAGATCGATCAGGCCCTGCTGGAGGTGCAGCGCTTGAAAAATCTGTTTGCTAAAAATTTTTACCTGGAAATGCAGCATTTTTCCAATCAGGACCTGCTGGTCAACCTGCGCCTGCGCGACATCGCCGCTGAAACTAAAACCGAACTGGTGGCCACTAACGACGTACACTTTAATTCAGCTAACGACTGGTACCTGCGCCGTATTCTGCACGCCATCGATGCCAACGGCACGCTGGAGCAGGTGACCACCGCCGGCACCTCGCAACAGTATTTGAAATCGGCTAAAGAAATGCAGGCCCTGTTCAAGGCCTTCCCCACCGCCCTGGCCAATACGCAAAAAATCGCCCGACAGTGCGCCTTTGAATTTCAACTGGGCAAGCCCATCTTTCCTTCCGTTGAAATTCCCCAAGGCGAAAGCAGTTTTTCCTATTTGTGGAAGCAGTGCTTTGCGGGCGCCAACGAACGCTACCAGCCCCTGACGCCGCAGGTGATCAAACGTCTGGAATTTGAACTGGAAACCATCCATCAACTGGGCTTTGCCGAGTATTTTTTAATTGTGAAAGACATTGTGGATTTTTGCCGGCGCGAACACATTCCCTGTGTGGGACGCGGATCGGCAGCCGATAGCCTGGTGGCTTACGTGTTGGGCATTACCCAGGTGGACCCCATCCGTCACAACCTGTACTTTGAACGCTTTCTCAATCCCCAGCGCAGCGATCCGCCGGATATCGACTTAGACATCTGCTGGAAGAACCGCGACCGCGTGCTCAAATATGTGTACGACCGCTTCGGTCACAAGCGCACGGCCATGATTTGCACCTTTAACACCTTTCAGAACCGTTCGGCCCTGCGCGATGTGGCCAAAGCCTACGGCCTGCCCGAAGACGAGATCGCCAAAATTACCAAGTACCTGCCCCACCGGCACATCGATCAGATCGAAGAAGCGGTCAACACCCTGCCCGAGCTTAAAGAACTGCGCTACAACCTGACCATGTACGAAGAGATCATGCGCATTGCGCGGCGCATTGCCGATTTTCCGCGCCATCTGTCCATCCATCCCGGCGGGGTAATCATCGCGCCGGATCAGATCACGCGCCACGTGCCGCTGGAGGTCGCCGGTAAAGAGATCGTCATTGCGCAGTACGACATGTATTCCATTGAAAAGCTGGGGCTGGTTAAAATGGATTTGCTGGGCGTGCGTTCCTTAAGCATCATCACCGATTGCCTGAAATCGATTAAGGAACGGCACGGCAACGACCTGCAGCAGCTTAAGGCGCAACTTTTGCTCAAAAAAAGCGCCGAGCTTTCACCGCTGGATTTGCGCACCATTCCCGAGGACGATCCGGAGGTTACCGCTTTCATTCGTTCCGGCCGCACCATGGGCTGTTTTCAACTGGAGAGTCCGGCCATGCGCGGGCTGCTGCGAAAGATGCAGATCGAAAGCGTGGACGACGTAATCACCGCAGTGGCGCTCATTCGTCCCGGCGCCTCGGGCAGCGGCATGAAAGAGGTGTACATCAAACGGCGCGCCGGACTGGAAAAAACCGCCTACGTGCATCCTTCTCTGGAAGAACCGTTAAAAGAAACCTATGGCGTGATTATCTACCAGGAACAGGTGCTCCGGGTGGCGCACGCCGTGGCCGGGTTGTCGCTTGGTCAGGCCGATATTTTACGGCGCGCTATGACCAAGTCGCGCACCAAAAAAGAATTTTTGGCCATGCGCTCGTCCTTTATTCAGGGCGCCCTGAACAAAGGACTGAACCAGAAGCAGGCCGAGACGGTTTGGCGTTTTTTAGCGCAATTTGTGGGCTACGGCTTTAACAAGGCACACTCGGCCACTTACGGCACCATCGCCTACCAGACGGCTTTTCTCAAGTACTATTTCCCGGCAGAATACATGTGCGCCGTGCTCAACAATCAGGGCGGCTTTTACCGTCGGGCAGCCTACGTGGAAGAGGTGCGGCGCCTGGGCATTCCCCTGCTGCCGCCGGACGTGACGCAGTCACAGGCCGAATTCACCTGCGAGGGCGACGGCATTCGCGTCGGCCTTTCCACCGTATTCGAACTGAGCGCGCACACGGTGAAGCGCATCATCGAAGAACGGCAAAAAGCGCCGTTTAAGGATTTATTCGACTTTTTACGACGCACGCGCGCCGGCGAAAAAGAAACGCGTCATTTGATTAAGGTCGGCGCCCTGAATGCCCTGTTGCCTAACGAGCCCAAACTGCTTTTGATGAATGAAATTTATTTTAAGAACAAAAAACACGTTTCGCTCAGCGCCTTTTTAAGCGAAGACGTGGGCCTGGCGCCTTACAATCGCTTTCAGAAAATTGTGAATGAACTGGAACTGCTGGACTTTGCCGTAACCGACCACCCGCTCGCCCTTTGCGAGGATCAGATTGCCCGAATTAAACCGGTGTCCTCCTTGGAACTGGAACGGCACAAAAACAAGTGCGTGACCTTTGTGGGCTGGCTGGTGACCATGCGCCGCGTGCAAACCAAAAACAAAACCATGATGAAGTTTATTACCCTGGAAGACCGCGAAGGATTGGTAGAAGCCGTGTTGTTTGAAAAAGCTTACAAAAAGTACGGGCACCTGTTCAAAGGCTACGGACCTTATGTGGTAAAAGGCCGCGTACAATCACGATTACCGGGTGAAGCCAATTTGCTGGTGGAGGAAGTGGAAGCTTTGCCATTGGAAAAGAAAAAATTGGAAACGAATTCGAATTCATCGATTAAATATGAGCAAATCATGTTCCCGTATTTTCAAAATTAG
- a CDS encoding FlgD immunoglobulin-like domain containing protein yields the protein MYLTSGPDKQQITISRTYSFSLKCIVTDSYGDQATSNILSVHVSGGALAKQSSQTFAIAVQVPEKVELSGNFPNPFNPNTTIKFGLPEDGYVQLNIYSMNGQKVRTLIDGHISKGYHQINWDGTNESGQPVSGGLYFYELRAGKKRLLKKMLLVK from the coding sequence GTGTATTTAACCAGCGGACCGGATAAGCAGCAAATCACCATTTCCAGAACATACAGTTTTTCTTTAAAATGTATCGTTACTGATTCTTATGGCGATCAGGCAACTTCAAATATTCTTTCAGTGCATGTTAGCGGCGGCGCTCTGGCCAAACAATCATCCCAAACATTCGCAATTGCCGTTCAGGTTCCGGAAAAAGTGGAACTAAGCGGTAATTTTCCTAATCCATTCAATCCCAATACAACCATTAAGTTTGGCTTACCGGAAGATGGCTATGTACAACTTAATATTTATTCCATGAACGGCCAAAAGGTGCGCACGCTAATCGATGGGCATATTTCAAAAGGTTATCACCAAATTAACTGGGATGGCACAAACGAAAGCGGTCAACCGGTTTCCGGCGGATTGTATTTTTACGAGTTAAGAGCAGGGAAAAAACGACTTTTGAAAAAGATGTTGCTGGTAAAATAA
- a CDS encoding glycosyl hydrolase family 28-related protein, translating to MLTRISIYVFIILLSNLVAQSLWNNQGHISESSRVNWSNAGLIWDNPINADHVFDVTAPKYRDDNDSNFDGEIKNAIKDAENANGVSIIYFPAGSYTFNNTISINVDSNDSNIIFQGDGSDKTILNFYVGKNNYCFKIYGKQDLGPIYLNSGIQKGEKIISGNGINNLNVGDWIRLCEYSHGVADDWAQHSIGQITQIVNIEGNTAELKDEASKDYSFGNNLRIWRIKTIKNIGIEKLTINRNDNGYTTNATGSNIFFIYAVNCWVKGVQFNYTCRHHIDIRYSSCIEVSGCYLNDANFKGDGGFGYGVVLNFSTTNCLIQNNIFRKLRHSMVVQAGANCNVFTYNYSREQEWNYPIQGADICIHGNFPYSNLFEENNVEYIKADDEHGMNGPFNTFVRNIVYNDDENYLYFIGLLNAKHCNILGCNNGNANSDPFVYPPLGYEYTPDTDIYGFEMYIDNIPYYPWNHNNSYIAGERPYLLMKDISYYYSSRPDFLDVSYGNYSWPSCGPAVHPDDNITQSIPARERWFY from the coding sequence ATGTTAACAAGAATATCAATTTATGTTTTTATTATATTACTTTCTAATTTAGTTGCGCAATCTTTATGGAATAACCAGGGACATATATCAGAATCAAGTAGAGTTAACTGGTCAAATGCTGGGTTAATTTGGGATAACCCTATCAATGCGGATCATGTTTTTGATGTTACAGCTCCAAAATACAGAGATGATAATGATTCTAATTTTGATGGTGAAATAAAAAACGCAATAAAAGATGCTGAAAATGCTAATGGAGTATCTATAATATATTTCCCAGCCGGAAGCTATACATTTAATAATACAATTTCTATAAATGTAGATAGTAATGATAGTAATATTATTTTCCAGGGAGACGGGTCAGATAAAACCATATTAAATTTTTATGTTGGTAAAAATAATTACTGTTTTAAAATTTATGGAAAACAAGATTTAGGTCCAATTTATTTAAATTCAGGGATTCAAAAAGGTGAAAAAATTATAAGCGGGAATGGAATTAATAATTTAAATGTTGGCGATTGGATTAGATTATGTGAGTATAGTCATGGAGTAGCAGATGACTGGGCTCAACACAGCATTGGTCAAATAACGCAAATAGTTAATATTGAAGGGAATACAGCTGAATTAAAAGATGAGGCTTCAAAAGATTATAGTTTTGGTAATAACTTAAGAATTTGGAGAATAAAAACTATTAAAAATATTGGGATTGAAAAATTAACAATAAATAGAAATGATAATGGATATACAACTAATGCTACCGGTTCAAATATTTTCTTTATTTATGCGGTTAATTGTTGGGTTAAAGGTGTTCAATTTAATTATACATGCCGTCATCATATTGATATTAGATATTCTTCCTGTATAGAAGTGAGTGGTTGTTATTTAAACGATGCAAATTTTAAAGGCGATGGTGGGTTTGGCTATGGAGTTGTATTAAATTTTAGTACAACTAATTGTCTTATACAAAATAATATTTTTAGAAAGTTAAGACATTCAATGGTTGTTCAAGCAGGTGCAAATTGTAATGTTTTTACATATAATTATTCAAGAGAACAGGAATGGAATTATCCGATTCAAGGGGCTGATATCTGTATTCATGGTAATTTTCCATATTCAAATTTATTTGAAGAAAATAATGTAGAATATATTAAAGCAGATGATGAACATGGAATGAATGGCCCATTCAACACTTTTGTAAGAAATATAGTTTACAATGATGATGAAAATTATCTTTATTTTATAGGGTTACTCAATGCGAAACATTGTAATATTTTAGGATGCAATAATGGCAATGCAAACAGTGATCCGTTTGTTTATCCCCCCTTAGGTTATGAATATACTCCTGATACTGATATTTATGGGTTTGAAATGTATATTGATAATATTCCTTATTATCCATGGAATCATAACAATTCATATATTGCTGGTGAGCGGCCTTATCTTTTAATGAAAGATATTTCTTATTATTACAGTTCGAGGCCCGATTTTTTAGATGTATCTTATGGAAATTATTCCTGGCCTTCGTGCGGACCTGCAGTACATCCCGATGACAACATTACACAATCAATTCCAGCGCGAGAAAGATGGTTTTATTAA
- a CDS encoding IS1380 family transposase — MKIKNNHKSVKTSFTGGNLTNYSGLYPIYKFMKKLGIDKLIETKLTIEGRHNQKYSLAQIFNIMILGLLGGMDRLLKIEHFSLDPLIHHLFDLNGHLDIDTIRYRFKKFSFRQNNQLIEVIGFLSNKIHRRLHTKRDILDLDSTVQTVYGKQEGAKKGFNPRHKGKRSYHPLLAFLNSTKECIAAWLRPGDAYTANNADAFLKQVLSMIVKQIRFLIVRADSGFFNDKVLSLLESYSGQIQYLVKVKLKNLEHLLKDQDWESIPELEGWEMSEFYYRAQGWSKARRFVALRKFEKIVEKDSLFPYKQYTYFCYVTNIEESPLYIHHLYGDRGESENWIEAVKNQLYAGMILTKDFWVNETFFLLSVLAYNISVWFRKLTDEKAWRQEPHSFRLWFIQLAGKITKSARQVHLRMYSSYYYKSWWSKIDSRIDALSFT; from the coding sequence ATGAAAATAAAAAATAATCATAAAAGTGTCAAAACTTCTTTTACAGGCGGCAATTTAACTAATTATTCCGGCTTATATCCAATTTACAAATTCATGAAAAAGTTAGGGATAGATAAACTAATAGAAACCAAACTTACCATAGAGGGAAGACATAATCAAAAATATTCATTGGCTCAAATTTTCAATATAATGATTCTTGGTTTACTCGGCGGTATGGATCGTCTTTTAAAAATCGAACATTTTAGTTTAGACCCTTTAATCCATCACTTATTTGATCTCAATGGGCATTTGGATATTGACACGATCCGATATCGTTTCAAAAAGTTCAGTTTTCGTCAGAATAATCAATTAATAGAAGTCATTGGTTTTCTGTCTAATAAGATTCATAGAAGACTTCATACAAAGCGTGATATATTGGATTTGGATTCTACGGTTCAGACGGTCTATGGCAAACAAGAAGGTGCAAAAAAAGGATTTAATCCCAGGCATAAAGGCAAACGTAGCTACCATCCCTTATTAGCTTTTCTCAACAGTACCAAAGAGTGTATTGCGGCCTGGCTTCGACCTGGGGATGCCTACACCGCCAATAATGCGGATGCCTTTTTAAAACAGGTGCTTTCTATGATAGTCAAGCAAATAAGATTTTTAATTGTCCGTGCCGATAGTGGCTTTTTTAATGACAAAGTTCTGAGCCTATTAGAAAGTTACTCCGGCCAGATTCAATATTTAGTCAAAGTCAAGTTAAAAAATCTGGAACATCTACTAAAGGACCAGGATTGGGAATCAATTCCGGAATTAGAAGGTTGGGAGATGAGCGAATTTTATTATCGTGCGCAAGGTTGGTCAAAGGCCAGACGTTTTGTAGCGTTACGTAAATTTGAGAAGATAGTAGAAAAAGACAGTTTATTTCCTTACAAACAATATACTTATTTTTGTTATGTCACCAATATAGAAGAAAGCCCGCTTTATATACATCATTTATATGGAGATCGTGGAGAGAGCGAGAACTGGATCGAGGCGGTCAAAAATCAATTATATGCTGGTATGATTTTGACCAAAGATTTTTGGGTAAATGAAACATTTTTTCTTTTAAGTGTATTGGCTTACAATATAAGTGTTTGGTTTCGGAAATTAACCGATGAGAAGGCCTGGCGCCAGGAGCCCCATAGTTTTAGACTCTGGTTTATTCAATTAGCCGGAAAGATTACCAAATCGGCCAGACAAGTACACCTAAGAATGTACAGTTCTTATTATTACAAGAGCTGGTGGTCTAAAATAGATTCAAGAATAGACGCCTTGAGTTTTACGTAA
- the hisH gene encoding imidazole glycerol phosphate synthase subunit HisH, giving the protein MKVAIVKYNAGNIHSVTLALQRLGIEPQVTDDPAYLQNADRVIFPGVGEASTAMRYLKAHGLDDILRRLKQPVLGICLGLQLLCQHSQENDTPGLGIFPVEVKRFPPEDKVPHMGWNSVSNLKGPLFRGVPEESFVYFVHGYYAELSPFTIARSEYILPFSAALQKDNFLSVQFHPEKSGKVGEQILKNFLEIG; this is encoded by the coding sequence ATGAAGGTGGCCATTGTCAAATACAACGCCGGCAATATTCATTCGGTTACCCTGGCTTTGCAGCGACTGGGCATTGAGCCGCAGGTGACAGATGATCCGGCATATTTGCAAAATGCAGACCGCGTTATCTTTCCGGGAGTAGGGGAGGCCAGTACGGCCATGCGTTATTTAAAAGCCCATGGATTAGACGATATACTGCGACGATTGAAGCAGCCCGTGCTGGGAATATGTCTGGGTTTGCAGCTTTTGTGCCAGCACTCGCAAGAAAACGACACACCGGGGCTGGGAATTTTTCCCGTAGAAGTTAAACGATTTCCGCCGGAGGACAAGGTTCCGCACATGGGCTGGAATTCCGTTTCAAATTTAAAAGGTCCGCTGTTTCGCGGCGTTCCGGAAGAAAGTTTTGTCTATTTTGTGCACGGCTACTATGCCGAGCTAAGTCCTTTTACCATTGCCCGCAGCGAATACATCCTCCCGTTTAGCGCCGCCTTGCAAAAAGATAATTTTTTGTCCGTACAATTTCATCCGGAAAAAAGCGGAAAGGTGGGAGAGCAGATATTGAAGAATTTTCTGGAAATAGGTTAA